The genomic segment GAAAAATATCGTCCCAATTTCTTCATCTAATTATTATTATTGTATCGATTTCTGTTTATAGAAGGTTTAATAACCCGTTTAAAAGCTATTTTTCACTTATAAACAAAAATGATGTTTTGCTGCTACCTATTCTTTTATCCTTAGTATTACTTTTTATTGTTCCAGATGGTTCAGGTGCAGGTATGATGTCGGATAGATATTGTATTATGTTTTATATGCTACTTATAATTTGGGTTGCATCACAACCTTTAAATGATAAAATTAGGCAGCTAATTGTTCTGATAATTGTCTTTCTCCATTTTGCCTTACTTTTTAAGCACACTTTTGGTGTTTTAAAAATGCTAGATAAAGAAGCAATTTGTATTTATAAAACTTCCGATTACATAGAACCAAATACTATTGTTTTACCTGTAAACTTCTCGGATAATTGGCTTGAACCCAATTTCTTTAACTATTTGGGTGTGGACAAACAAATTATTTTACTTCAAAATTATGAAGCAAGTATTGGTTGGTTTCCAGTTAAATGGAATATGGAAAAAATGCCTAAAGTACTACTTGGTAATAGAACAACGATTTCTTCTCTTCACTGGTTGAGCAATACAGAATCTAATAAGGTAAGAAAGATTGATTATGTTTTTTTATATGGAAATACCTTGATGCTCAACGATCCAAGATGGAAAGAACTAAAAGAAATATTAATATCTGATTATAAATTGATTTATATCTCAGATAATAAATGGATTGAACTTTATAAACTGAGATGATTTGTTATGTGGTAGTATGATTTTTGATTCCGCTCAATGTTTGGCTTTTACATATCTGATTTTATTAGAAAGTACTCATGGTTTAGTTTGTTATTCAACTCCCTTCGGGTGGGGTGTAAGAAAGGTTGTTTTTTGAATAATAAATATCACCCTATTTTGCAAACATTTCCTTTCTTCGCTTCAGAAGGGTCTTGCCAATATTGGCATTCCCCCATTGTCTTAACTCCTTAATGGATATGGTTTCTAGGGCTTTTTTTATTTCGCTTTTGCATCCAAGGTCAAATGTAAAAGCAGGTATACACAAAGCAAGGTCTGTTATCCCAATCATTTTGTTACTACTTAAATAATTTTTGTATTTACCGAACGAGGATTCAATTATATCGCTTGTTATTACCAATGTTTGTTTGGTTACTCTGTCAACTACCATATCAAAATATTCTTGCACTTTTTGTGCGAAAACTTTGAGCCTCCCTGACGTGAAAGTTTTTAACTCGTTCATGCTTTTCTTCATAGTCTTATGGGTTAGACCATTATGTTTTAAAATTTTCATTATCAAATTATTTGCCCGCATAATTTTATCAATTTCCTTGACTAAATCTCGCTTCTCCACCAGCCAAGATAGCTCCTCTTTTATCTGCTGGTTGATGCTGGAAAGCTCCCCTGTCAGCTGATCGTACGTTTTCATTGCGGTCATTGCCCAATCAGATAGGAACTTGATATTCATAAACCTAGAATCAATTCTTTGTTTTGGGGGTATTATGTGAGCAATTTGTGAACAACAAAGCCTAAAACGCATCTGTGATAGGGATTTGGTAAACTCTTCAAATTCCGTGTTGTTTGCATAAATACTTTTAAGTATGGATGCGAACCAATGTGAGATATCTGGAACATGCTCTATTTCCTGGAGACATGCGGTTTTTTTCAAATTGTTGCCACAATCCGACAACAGGTATACTATTTCCCCGATTTCATTCTTCAGCTCATCAATGATTACAGAGATATCTTCCGCTTTCCATTTTGATCTGGCCATGCTGCACAGCGGAGTTAAATCTCCGTATTGTAAAGGTTTTTTAAAATCAACCCTGCTCAGCTGTACTCCCATTATAATAAGAAGCTTCTCTTGCCCAATCTGTATGCTCTCATCAATAATAAGGATCCAATCGTTCGATCTTTCCTTACTCTTATTCAGCTGGTAAACTCCAATTTTCTTTACCCAGGAAAGTATGGTAGAGTGGGTTGGTTTGCGTGTGGTGGTATTTATATATATGTTTATAATCACTCCAACCTTAGCTACAGCACGAAAGCTTGCGGATGTTTGTAGCTTTATCATCAATAGTACTTGAATTAAAGTACAATCAAATCGGCTATATCTGGGGTTGTTATTTTTATCCGCTACGCAAGTATATTCTCTACCTTTTTTTTTATAGCTTCAAGTTCTCGCTGAAGGCTATCAGCCTTATGTTTATGTAAGAATGCTTTTGCCTTCCATTTTTCCCTACCTGCTTTTGTTTCTGACAAACGCTTGTTTAACTCCTTATTTTCAAGCCTTCTTGAAATAGCTAGTTTCTTCCAGTTGATAGTTTGTGATGGTTTAGTGTCTGTGGATTTCTTTGCCATAATGTTTTTTTGGGCAAGATAAGAATAATAAATGGGGTGATAATATATTTACATATATTAACCTTTCTTACACCCCACCCTTCGGGCTTTTACTCCCCTTTGGCTTTTGTGTTTAAGCCTTTTGGTAACTTTTACAATTTTATTTTCAAATATATAAAAATAAAGGTTTTCATTTATAATCCCAAAGGGATTGAATTTGAATAGCCCTGCATTGTATGCGGGGTGTGGTATTATATAAAAGCAACCACGGAGTGGTTGAATGTTATTGGTATAATGAAACCTGAGAAAGTAGGGTTTTTGTTAATTTGAGTTGGGGGTCTGGATATCTCTGTTTATTTCCGACGTAAATAGGCTTCACTATTCTACGACGAGTGGGTTAAGAACTGAACATCTATCAAACGTTAGAACTTTAGTTAAAGGTAATAAAAATGCTACATCTGCAATGTCAAACCCCCAATATTTTTTGCTACGGTTTAGGCAAAGTAACTTTATCTTTTTTAAATGTTTTCCAATCTAAATATTTACTAAGACCTTCTAAATCTGGGAAAATAGAATAACTATTTATTCCAAAGGTATTTAATTGGGATAAAATTTCATTGCTAAAACTATCTGATTTGTCTTGAAATGTAATTTTATATAAATGTTTCCAATGTTTAGATAGGTTATTCAAGGCAGAATATCTATTTTTTACATCACCATAATAATGACTTGTAAACCATCCTGTTTGATTTGTAATTCGTTTAGTTACATGATTTGGTTGATAAACAATAGTGCGCTTGTGAGTAAAAAAATCAGCATTTGTCGGTTTTAATATATCAGATTTATTAAAACCAAAGCACCATATAACCCTTTCAGTATCTTTATTCATTTTTTCATTAAATGCAAACCATAATGCAATTAATGGATTTTCTGTCCAATCTAATAATCTTGTTGGTAAGTAGTAATGTTGCGCAAGAGCAAGCATTTCCCAGTCAGATATTTTAATATTGTCTAAATGTGGAAGACAAAGCCTTTTAAATTCTTCGAAAATATCTTTTTCTAGACTAAGCATATCGGGCTGGATATATTCTTCTCTTCCAATTTTTGGTAACAGGTCTTTATCTAATGGTTGACCCCTGAAAATTAAAAAATCAGCATTACCATCAAGTTTTATATATCGTTCAGCGACTTTAATCTCTTCAAGAAATCCAGAGAAGTCTTGAACTTTAGTTGATTTAATATTTTTTGAAATTCCAATCATCCCTTTGTTATTTTGACTAATTCGTTTATATGTATGCTTTTTGTAATCTTTATCTCAAAGTTAGCCAAAATAATTTATAATCATAGGTATTCTATTATAGAATTATAAAACATTCCATTGCCCTATTCTTTAATTCACATTGATATTATGCCTTATGTGCAAAAATCCAAATAATCACCAGCCCGCACCCCAAAACAATCTTTTTGACGGAGATAATTGACGATTATTTGGTTTGAAGGAAAAATATAT from the Bacteroidales bacterium genome contains:
- a CDS encoding FRG domain-containing protein; translated protein: MIGISKNIKSTKVQDFSGFLEEIKVAERYIKLDGNADFLIFRGQPLDKDLLPKIGREEYIQPDMLSLEKDIFEEFKRLCLPHLDNIKISDWEMLALAQHYYLPTRLLDWTENPLIALWFAFNEKMNKDTERVIWCFGFNKSDILKPTNADFFTHKRTIVYQPNHVTKRITNQTGWFTSHYYGDVKNRYSALNNLSKHWKHLYKITFQDKSDSFSNEILSQLNTFGINSYSIFPDLEGLSKYLDWKTFKKDKVTLPKP